The Triticum dicoccoides isolate Atlit2015 ecotype Zavitan chromosome 6A, WEW_v2.0, whole genome shotgun sequence genome has a window encoding:
- the LOC119318155 gene encoding uncharacterized protein LOC119318155 has product MAKPSVDGLGKSSLDMVEDDEVDRLSKLPDDVLLNIVERLDIADAARATILSRRWKQIPAILSKIVIMVASFQPKHEGGKLTSDDIVRANTNVLEATRSILEKRAGSPHTIHLLRMQFYLGDESIFIGRTVANTIATHKVASVEFTILTKVRTNFTNNNLLTHGRQFMSFLDSCPNAFGGLARLTLENLRLGESDFPKIFSICKQLEVLCLYHCDMGIESLLEVEHSQLSELVIGRSVLIKRVDLKWVPKLTVLKFNMFRSQDDPFCLGYVPLLQTVSIINTGFSWHKMLKISELLGETAISNLHLNFKSEKIWVKPEGRRQLLPVLHKLRLVNLINISEECDLSWIMFILQGAPTLKELRILVRDHLCEMVTGERRKKYAFSEEKDKGLEWEPSASDFKHHNLAELRIYGRFEAEENIVRFARNVMEAAVNLEDIKLYKSPVCENCKRMLQEWTLKEKSLLSYKLSKGMLSSLVRIQFPSLGEIFTWPKYWS; this is encoded by the exons ATGGCCAAACCATCCGTGGACGGCCTCGGCAAATCCTCCCTCGATATGGTG GAGGACGATGAAGTTGACAGGCTCAGTAAGTTGCCCGATGACGTTTTGCTCAACATTGTGGAGCGACTTGATATCGCTGATGCTGCACGAGCCACCATCCTCTCCAGACGCTGGAAGCAGATCCCTGCTATACTCTCAAAGATTGTTATAATGGTTGCTTCTTTTCAACCCAAGCATGAAGGTGGGAAGTTAACCTCGGATGATATAGTTCGGGCCAACACCAACGTGCTGGAAGCAACGAGGAGCATACTGGAAAAGAGGGCCGGAAGTCCACACACCATTCACCTGCTGCGCATGCAATTCTACTTGGGAGACGAGTCCATTTTCATTGGTCGGACTGTTGCCAACACCATAGCAACACACAAGGTTGCTTCAGTTGAGTTTACAATCTTGACCAAGGTGCGCACAAATTTTACCAATAATAACCTGCTCACTCATGGGAGGCAGTTCATGTCATTCCTTGATTCGTGTCCAAACGCATTTGGTGGTCTTGCACGCCTCACGCTAGAGAATTTGAGGTTAGGAGAATCAGACTTTCCCAAAATTTTCAGTATATGCAAGCAACTCGAGGTCCTCTGCCTCTACCACTGTGATATGGGCATTGAGTCTTTGCTGGAAGTGGAACACTCACAACTCAGTGAACTGGTGATTGGCCGTAGCGTGCTTATTAAGAGGGTTGATCTGAAGTGGGTACCAAAACTCACAGTACTGAAATTTAATATGTTTCGATCTCAAGATGACCCCTTCTGTCTTGGCTATGTCCCACTTCTCCAGACTGTGAGCATCATTAATACTGGTTTTTCTTGGCACAAGATGCTCAAGATAAGTGAGTTGCTGGGTGAAACCGCCATAAGCAACCTGCATTTGAACTTCAAAAGTGAAAAG ATTTGGGTCAAGCCGGAAGGTCGAAGACAATTGTTACCAGTGTTACACAAGCTAAGGCTTGTGAATTTGATTAACATTTCTGAAGAATGCGATCTGAGTTGGATAATGTTCATACTTCAAGGTGCACCCACCCTTAAGGAACTACGCATCTTG GTGCGGGACCATTTATGTGAAATGGTAACGGGGGAGCGGAGAAAAAAGTATGCCTTTAGCGAGGAGAAGGACAAGGGACTAGAGTGGGAACCATCTGCATCTGATTTCAAGCACCACAACCTTGCCGAACTCAGAATCTATGGGAGGTTTGAAGCAGAAGAAAATATCGTGCGCTTTGCCAGGAATGTGATGGAAGCAGCGGTGAATCTCGAGGACATAAAACTTTATAAGAGTCCAGTGTGTGAGAATTGCAAACGCATGCTCCAGGAGTGGACGTTGAAGGAGAAGTCGTTGCTTAGCTACAAACTCAGCAAGGGGATGCTGTCTTCGCTCGTCCGGATTCAGTTCCCAAGTTTAGGGGAAATTTTTACTTGGCCAAAGTACTGGTCTTGA